A segment of the Neisseria chenwenguii genome:
CGAGCTTACCGCCGCCGTTTTCAAAAATTCCTCAAAGCTCATATCGGCTTTTTCGTCTGCCGAATCCGAAACCGCGCGGATCACGACAAACGGCGTTTCAAGCTGGTGGCAGGTTTGCGCAATTGACGCCGCTTCCATTTCCACCGCTTTCACATCGGCAAAACGGCTGCGGATGGCGGCTACGCCCTCGCTGCTGTGGACAAACTGATCGCCGCTGACAATCAGCCCGCGCGTAACCGCCGCACCCGTAAAGGCCGCCGCCGCGCGTTCCGCCGCTTCGGTCAACACCTCATCGCTTTCAAACGCGGCAGGCAGTTGCGGAATCTGCCCCCATTCGTAGCCGAACGCGGTCACGTCCACATCATGATGCGCCACGCGCGTGCCGATAACCACGTCGCCGACT
Coding sequences within it:
- a CDS encoding 5'-methylthioadenosine/adenosylhomocysteine nucleosidase, whose protein sequence is MDFNTVAVIGAMEQEIELLRASMSDVKEVKFGRFTAYEGGLAGKRAVLVLSGIGKTNAAAAAAWAISCFAPDCVVNTGSAGGLGKGLKVGDVVIGTRVAHHDVDVTAFGYEWGQIPQLPAAFESDEVLTEAAERAAAAFTGAAVTRGLIVSGDQFVHSSEGVAAIRSRFADVKAVEMEAASIAQTCHQLETPFVVIRAVSDSADEKADMSFEEFLKTAAVSSAEMVMALCEAV